Proteins encoded by one window of Azospirillum thiophilum:
- a CDS encoding glucose/quinate/shikimate family membrane-bound PQQ-dependent dehydrogenase produces MKHSEPSVALWAMTILLAILGLGALGGGLWLILLGGSWYYALAGLAFLVTAALLARRSPAALTVYALLVAVTLVWALWEAGLDWWPLSARGDVIAVVGALLLTPWVTRRLGERQPMAGEPAPGAYAVGVFRGTGLALTASLAVVLAVGVASWFTDPHRIEGVVPPAGQMAAAGADPAVQGEAVPDGEWHAYGRTGYGQRYSPLTGITPQNVDRLQVAWTYNTGDLRGQPGDPKETTFEVTPLKIGNRLYLCSPHQHVIALDATTGKEVWRRDLKIDPTQLALQHLTCRGLSYHPASQAAAAPAAGGSCAAKLFMPTADGRLVALDPKDGSICTGFGRNGEVDLWANMPNVRPGAYYSTSPPVVTAGLIVVGGTVLDNVSTREQSGVVRAFDVDSGALVWNWDSAKPDQTAPIPEGQTYTVNSPNSWSISSVDEALGMVYVPLGNQPPDQWGGNRSPEVERSSSSVVALDLATGRVRWVFQTVHHDLWDYDVPAQPSLIDLTVDGMSVPALVQPTKQGELFVLDRRTGRPVLPVTEKPAPQGAAEGDRTAPTQPVSALSYDPPPLTGADMWGATMFDQLACRIALKRLRYEGRFTPPSLQGSLVYPGNFGVFNWGGVAVDPRRQIAFTTPTYLAFVSQLVPRQDDRTQYVQGDERPQYSLPALNENFGAPFAVKLAPFVSVLGLPCQAPPWGYVAAADLTTGKTVWKHKNGTTLDASPIPLPFRMGVPNLGGPIVTAGGVAFLSGTIDYYVRAYDVSTGRQLWESRLPAGGQATPMTYQGEDGRQYVLVAAGGHGSLGTKGGDAVIAYALPK; encoded by the coding sequence ATGAAACATTCCGAACCAAGCGTCGCCCTCTGGGCGATGACAATCCTGCTGGCGATTCTCGGGCTCGGCGCCCTGGGCGGCGGGCTGTGGCTGATCCTGCTGGGCGGCTCCTGGTACTATGCCCTCGCCGGCCTGGCGTTCCTGGTGACGGCAGCCCTGCTGGCCAGGCGGTCGCCGGCGGCGCTGACGGTCTATGCCCTGCTGGTGGCCGTCACGCTGGTCTGGGCGCTGTGGGAAGCCGGGCTGGACTGGTGGCCGCTGTCGGCGCGCGGCGACGTGATCGCCGTGGTCGGGGCCCTGCTGCTGACGCCCTGGGTGACGCGCCGCCTGGGCGAGCGCCAGCCGATGGCCGGGGAACCCGCGCCCGGTGCCTATGCGGTGGGGGTGTTCCGCGGAACCGGCCTTGCGCTGACCGCGTCTTTGGCGGTGGTGCTGGCGGTCGGCGTCGCCTCCTGGTTCACCGACCCGCACCGGATCGAGGGTGTCGTCCCGCCCGCCGGGCAGATGGCGGCGGCCGGGGCCGATCCGGCGGTGCAGGGGGAGGCGGTGCCGGACGGCGAATGGCACGCCTATGGCCGCACCGGCTACGGCCAGCGCTATTCGCCGCTGACCGGCATCACGCCGCAGAATGTCGACAGGCTCCAGGTCGCCTGGACCTACAACACCGGCGACCTGCGCGGCCAGCCCGGCGACCCCAAGGAAACCACCTTCGAGGTGACGCCGCTGAAGATCGGCAACCGCCTCTATCTATGCTCGCCCCACCAGCATGTGATCGCGCTGGACGCCACCACCGGCAAGGAGGTGTGGCGGCGCGACCTGAAGATCGATCCGACGCAGCTGGCCCTGCAGCACCTGACCTGCCGCGGCCTGTCCTATCACCCGGCGTCGCAAGCCGCCGCCGCTCCGGCGGCCGGGGGCAGCTGTGCCGCCAAGCTGTTCATGCCGACCGCCGACGGACGCCTGGTGGCGCTGGATCCGAAGGACGGCTCGATCTGCACCGGCTTCGGCCGCAACGGCGAGGTCGATCTGTGGGCCAACATGCCGAACGTCCGGCCGGGCGCCTATTACTCGACCTCGCCCCCGGTGGTGACCGCCGGCCTGATCGTCGTCGGCGGCACGGTGCTGGACAATGTCTCGACCAGGGAACAGTCGGGCGTCGTCCGCGCCTTCGACGTCGACAGCGGCGCCCTGGTGTGGAACTGGGATTCGGCGAAGCCGGACCAGACCGCGCCGATCCCGGAGGGGCAGACCTACACCGTCAACTCGCCCAACAGCTGGTCGATCTCCAGCGTCGACGAGGCGCTGGGCATGGTCTATGTGCCGCTCGGCAACCAGCCGCCCGACCAGTGGGGCGGCAACCGCAGCCCGGAGGTCGAGCGCTCCTCCTCCTCCGTCGTGGCGCTCGATCTGGCGACGGGCCGGGTGCGCTGGGTCTTCCAGACCGTGCATCACGATTTGTGGGATTACGACGTGCCGGCGCAGCCCAGCCTGATCGACCTGACCGTCGATGGCATGAGCGTGCCGGCGCTGGTCCAGCCGACCAAGCAGGGCGAGCTGTTCGTGCTCGACCGCCGCACCGGCCGGCCGGTGCTGCCGGTGACCGAGAAACCGGCGCCGCAGGGCGCGGCGGAGGGCGACCGCACCGCCCCGACCCAGCCGGTGTCAGCCCTGTCCTACGACCCGCCGCCGCTGACCGGGGCCGACATGTGGGGGGCGACGATGTTCGACCAGCTCGCCTGCCGGATCGCGCTGAAGCGGCTGCGCTACGAGGGGCGCTTCACCCCGCCGTCCCTGCAGGGCTCGCTGGTCTATCCCGGCAATTTCGGCGTGTTCAACTGGGGCGGCGTCGCGGTCGATCCCCGGCGCCAGATCGCTTTCACCACGCCCACATATCTCGCCTTCGTCTCGCAGCTGGTGCCGCGCCAGGACGACCGCACCCAGTATGTGCAGGGCGACGAGCGGCCGCAATACAGCCTGCCGGCGCTGAACGAGAATTTCGGCGCCCCATTCGCGGTGAAGCTGGCGCCATTCGTCTCGGTGCTGGGGCTGCCCTGTCAGGCGCCGCCCTGGGGATATGTCGCCGCGGCCGACCTGACGACGGGGAAGACTGTCTGGAAGCACAAGAACGGCACCACCCTCGACGCCTCGCCGATCCCGCTGCCCTTCCGCATGGGCGTGCCCAACCTGGGCGGGCCGATCGTGACCGCGGGCGGCGTCGCCTTCCTGTCGGGCACCATCGATTACTATGTGCGGGCCTATGACGTCTCCACCGGCCGGCAGCTGTGGGAAAGCCGCTTGCCGGCCGGCGGGCAGGCGACGCCGATGACCTACCAGGGTGAGGACGGCCGACAATATGTGCTGGTGGCGGCCGGCGGGCATGGCTCGCTGGGGACCAAGGGCGGCGATGCGG
- a CDS encoding BON domain-containing protein yields MPMHRHPWSEEFAKMSPEARYRGVGPRNYRRSDQRILEDINDRLTDDHRLDASDVGVTVENGEVTLGGTVADRAARRLAEDIAESVSGVGHVQNDLRVVARSGSAGHEAARFGERVEPAAAQGQGSVTGPGAPARDAMVAALDNSSMVLGKQPLPEDDTRRR; encoded by the coding sequence ATGCCCATGCACCGTCATCCCTGGAGCGAGGAGTTCGCCAAGATGAGTCCCGAGGCCCGTTACCGCGGGGTCGGCCCGCGCAACTACCGCCGCTCCGACCAGCGCATCCTCGAGGACATCAACGACCGCCTGACCGACGACCACCGCCTCGACGCCTCCGACGTCGGCGTGACGGTGGAGAATGGCGAGGTGACGCTGGGCGGCACCGTCGCCGACCGTGCCGCCCGGCGTCTGGCGGAGGACATCGCGGAGAGCGTCTCCGGCGTCGGCCATGTGCAGAACGACCTGCGCGTTGTCGCCCGGTCCGGGTCCGCCGGGCATGAGGCCGCCCGCTTCGGCGAACGGGTGGAGCCCGCCGCCGCGCAAGGACAGGGCAGCGTGACCGGCCCCGGCGCCCCGGCACGCGACGCCATGGTCGCGGCGCTCGACAACAGCTCGATGGTGCTGGGCAAGCAGCCGCTGCCGGAGGACGACACCCGT